One region of Oryza sativa Japonica Group chromosome 5, ASM3414082v1 genomic DNA includes:
- the LOC4337660 gene encoding interactor of constitutive active ROPs 2, chloroplastic isoform X1, producing the protein MQTSKTRNGPSDAPQKASPATPRSSRVAKTGGNETDSAGITPTRTTPERSPKVTERRSPRSPITEKRPSRLSELESRVSQLQDELKKAKEQLSLSESRRRHTQQEAEEAKKQEQAATSKLEDLQRQLAEFSAAEESRLQELRKVSQERDRAWESELEAVKKQQSVDSAALSSALSEIQRLKQQLGATTESDAARAKQCEFAESELEGLKQEMELRLATIEGLKVNVGESDKAVAEANAVAAETKKQLEMAQATIDSLLAEGARLQECLRSKDAELGQSMARLATLEEDLKKAHNKDDVDGSFGSPDHGEAVEKVVVTIPNGNGSCGGSGAEIEQLRTALEVAEIRYQEEQTRTTIETKTAYEMLENAKSEYDRRVRDLELELKSKNDELTEAKATLAVRCDGKSDVMQPELEAKLMKSITDATELKASLMDKETALQSVMEENETLKSEAGKKAAEVQRRYEAAVAELELAKAAEQDVRMRLGYVTEEADKSSRRAARASEQLDAAQAASVEMEAELRRLRVQSDQWRKAAEAAAAALGGGGGGIGRNVERTGSLEPAEYTNSMIGGKLASSPFSDEPEEESPKRRNSGVLRRMSGLWKKSPK; encoded by the exons ATGCAGACTTCAAAAACCAG GAATGGGCCTTCAGATGCCCCACAGAAGGCTTCTCCGGCAACACCACGGTCATCTCGGGTGGCGAAAACTGGAGGGAATGAAACTGACTCTGCAGGGATCACACCAACAAGAACCACTCCAGAGAGGAGCCCTAAGGTCACCGAGCGTCGGTCACCACGAAGCCCAATTACTGAG AAGCGCCCAAGTAGGCTGTCCGAGTTGGAGTCCAGGGTCAGCCAGCTGCAAGATGAGCTGAAGAAGGCCAAGGAGCAGCTGAGCTTATCGGAGTCACGAAGACGCCACACACAACAGGAAGCAGAGGAAGCAAAAAAGCAGGAGCAGGCTGCAACCTCAAAGCTCGAGGACCTACAGCGCCAGCTTGCCGAGTTCTCAGCTGCGGAGGAGTCCCGACTCCAGGAACTGCGGAAGGTCTCACAGGAGCGTGACCGTGCTTGGGAGTCTGAGCTCGAGGCTGTGAAGAAGCAGCAGTCAGTGGATTCAGCTGCTCTGAGCTCAGCCTTGTCTGAAATTCAGAGGTTGAAGCAGCAGCTGGGGGCCACCACAGAGTCTGATGCAGCTCGTGCCAAGCAATGCGAGTTTGCGGAGTCTGAGCTCGAGGGCTTGAAGCAGGAGATGGAGCTCCGGCTTGCGACCATCGAGGGCCTGAAGGTAAACGTTGGCGAGAGCGACAAGGCTGTAGCTGAGGCGAACGCGGTGGCAGCTGAGACCAAGAAGCAGCTTGAGATGGCACAAGCTACTATTGACTCGCTGCTTGCTGAGGGTGCCCGGTTGCAAGAATGCCTGAGGTCGAAGGACGCAGAGCTCGGCCAGTCCATGGCTCGATTAGCCACACTGGAGGAAGATCTGAAGAAGGCACATAACAAGGATGATGTTGATGGCAGCTTTGGCAGCCCTGATCATGGTGAAGCTGTGGAGAAGGTGGTGGTAACTATCCCCAATGGCAATGGCAGCTGTGGTGGTTCTGGCGCAGAGATTGAGCAGCTGCGGACGGCGCTCGAGGTGGCTGAGATTAGGTACCAGGAAGAACAAACTCGCACGACGATCGAGACGAAGACCGCCTACGAAATGCTGGAGAATGCCAAGTCAGAGTACGACCGCAGAGTGCGCGATCTTGAGCTGGAGCTGAAGAGCAAGAACGATGAGCTCACTGAAGCGAAGGCCACTTTGGCTGTCAGGTGTGACGGGAAGAGCGATGTGATGCAGCCAGAGCTTGAGGCGAAGCTGATGAAGTCGATCACCGATGCGACGGAGCTGAAGGCGAGCCTGATGGACAAGGAGACGGCGCTGCAGAGCGTGATGGAGGAGAACGAGACGCTCAAGTCGGAGGcggggaagaaggcggcggaggTGCAGCGGAGgtacgaggcggcggtggcggagctggAGCTGGCCAAGGCGGCGGAGCAGGACGTCCGGATGCGGCTCGGGTACGTGACGGAGGAGGCCGACAAGAGCAGCCGGCGCGCCGCCAGGGCGTCGGAGCAGCTGgacgcggcgcaggcggccagCGTCGAGATGGAGGCCGAGCTGCGGCGCCTCCGGGTGCAGTCTGACCAGTGGCGCAAGGCGgccgaggcagcggcggcggcgctgggaggaggcggtggcggcattGGCAGGAACGTGGAGCGGACGGGGTCTCTGGAGCCGGCGGAGTACACCAACTCCATGATCGGCGGGAAGCTGGCGAGCTCGCCGTTCTCCGACGAGCCGGAGGAGGAGTCGCCGAAGCGGCGCAACAGCGGCGTGCTCCGGCGGATGAGCGGGCTGTGGAAGAAGAGCCCCAAGTGA
- the LOC112938999 gene encoding PWWP domain-containing protein 5, which translates to MAPPEKGAAAHGAVAKNGGEGEVSAVRRPGRPRVVHPDVAEFLLNFRRLRREKKKRATPRPAVVVVPGERARYDCAFEDEGEVGRRGGFAPGRLVWGKVRCHPWWPGQVFDPADASEQALEERRKHGATLVAFFWDKTFAWVDADELLPFRGDGGDFALLAGQSAHAMPALTASVDAALGEVARRVAAGLSCCCCCDGAAVAKKQVIENAGIREGAHGATVDAAFTRGALRGEAFVGYVSALAVAPLAGADRLDLAIATAQLKAFDRWRGAAARSLPEYTCHHGIEANAMAPRRKRGRATKNTITGNVDDDASELENFEPTPQPLSHQMSTKIGKLMSRAAQQMSRSPAVIHRDTTTTTTNGDAPPPPPPAISLTMGRCTRSADEKKKNSDIREDPFLAGLVLNFICPSAVLPLSELVNIFSKFGPIMEAKTENAYAMVMFKRRADAEAAFSGTTKINALSSSLISFRLNYSMSASPIDSPECSLNTAMDRLLF; encoded by the coding sequence atggcgccgccggagaaaggcgcggcggcgcacggcgcggtgGCCAAGAACGGTGGCGAGGGGGAGGTGAGCGCCGTGAGGCGCCCGGGGCGGCCTCGCGTCGTGCACCCTGACGTGGCGGAGTTCCTCTTGAACTTCCGCCGCTTgcggagggagaagaagaagcgtGCGACGCCAcggccggcggtggtggtggtgcccgGCGAGCGCGCGAGGTACGACTGCGCCTTCGAGGACGAGGGGGAGgtcgggcggcgaggagggttcGCGCCCGGGCGGCTTGTGTGGGGCAAGGTGAGGTGCCACCCGTGGTGGCCCGGGCAGGTGTTCGACCCGGCTGACGCGTCGGAGCAGGCGCTGGAGGAGCGGAGGAAGCACGGCGCCACCCTCGTCGCCTTCTTCTGGGACAAGACGTTCGCGTGGGTCGACGCGGATGAGCTCCTCCCGTTccgcggtgacggcggcgacttcGCGCTCCTCGCCGGCCAGAGCGCCCACGCCATGCCCGCGCTCACCGCCTCGGTGGACGCCGCGCTGGGCGAGGTCGCGCGCCGCGTGGCCGCGGGGCtctcgtgctgctgctgctgcgacggcgccgccgtggccaaGAAGCAGGTGATCGAGAACGCCGGCATCCGGGAGGGAGCGCACGGCGCGACGGTCGACGCGGCGTTCACGCGTGGCGCGCTCCGCGGCGAGGCCTTCGTCGGGTACGTCTCCGcgctggcggtggcgccgctcgccggagccgACAGGCTCGACCTCGCCATCGCCACGGCGCAGCTGAAGGCGTTCGACCGGTGGAGgggcgccgccgcgaggagcCTCCCGGAGTACACGTGTCACCACGGCATCGAGGCGAACGCCATGGCGCCACGCCGCAAGAGAGGAAGAGCAACCAAGAACACGATCACTGGCAATGTGGATGACGATGCATCGGAACTGGAGAATTTCGAGCCAACGCCACAGCCACTGTCCCATCAGATGTCCACAAAGATCGGCAAGCTCATGAGCCGCGCCGCGCAGCAGATGTCGCGGTCACCGGCGGTGATCCACCgtgacaccaccaccaccaccaccaatggcgatgcgccgcctcctcctcctccggcgattTCACTCACAATGGGAAGGTGCACAAGAAGTGCAgatgagaagaagaagaacagtgACATCAGAGAAGATCCTTTTCTGGCTGGATTGGTGCTGAATTTCATCTGCCCAAGTGCTGTTCTTCCTCTAAGTGAACTTGTCAACATCTTCAGCAAGTTTGGGCCGATCATGGAGGCCAAGACAGAGAATGCATATGCCATGGTGATGTTCAAGAGGCGTGCAGATGCTGAGGCTGCATTCTCAGGCACAACCAAGATCAACGCTCTTAGCTCTTCTCTCATCAGCTTCCGGCTCAACTACTCGATGTCGGCTTCGCCGATCGATTCTCCAGAGTGCTCACTGAACACTGCCATGGATCGCCTGCTCTTTTGA
- the LOC4337661 gene encoding low temperature-induced protein lt101.2 translates to MGSETFLEILLAILLPPLGVFLRYGIGMEFWIALLLTILGYLPGIIYAVYVLVA, encoded by the exons ATGGGTTCAGAGACGTTCTTGGAGATCTTGCTGGCCAtcctgctgccgccgctcggcGTCTTCCTCCGCTACGGCATCGGC ATGGAGTTCTGGATCGCCCTGCTGCTCACCATCCTGGGATACTTACCCGGCATCATCTACGCTGTTTATGTGCTTGTTGCTTAA
- the LOC4337660 gene encoding interactor of constitutive active ROPs 2, chloroplastic isoform X2, whose protein sequence is MQTSKTRNGPSDAPQKASPATPRSSRVAKTGGNETDSAGITPTRTTPERSPKVTERRSPRSPITERPSRLSELESRVSQLQDELKKAKEQLSLSESRRRHTQQEAEEAKKQEQAATSKLEDLQRQLAEFSAAEESRLQELRKVSQERDRAWESELEAVKKQQSVDSAALSSALSEIQRLKQQLGATTESDAARAKQCEFAESELEGLKQEMELRLATIEGLKVNVGESDKAVAEANAVAAETKKQLEMAQATIDSLLAEGARLQECLRSKDAELGQSMARLATLEEDLKKAHNKDDVDGSFGSPDHGEAVEKVVVTIPNGNGSCGGSGAEIEQLRTALEVAEIRYQEEQTRTTIETKTAYEMLENAKSEYDRRVRDLELELKSKNDELTEAKATLAVRCDGKSDVMQPELEAKLMKSITDATELKASLMDKETALQSVMEENETLKSEAGKKAAEVQRRYEAAVAELELAKAAEQDVRMRLGYVTEEADKSSRRAARASEQLDAAQAASVEMEAELRRLRVQSDQWRKAAEAAAAALGGGGGGIGRNVERTGSLEPAEYTNSMIGGKLASSPFSDEPEEESPKRRNSGVLRRMSGLWKKSPK, encoded by the exons ATGCAGACTTCAAAAACCAG GAATGGGCCTTCAGATGCCCCACAGAAGGCTTCTCCGGCAACACCACGGTCATCTCGGGTGGCGAAAACTGGAGGGAATGAAACTGACTCTGCAGGGATCACACCAACAAGAACCACTCCAGAGAGGAGCCCTAAGGTCACCGAGCGTCGGTCACCACGAAGCCCAATTACTGAG CGCCCAAGTAGGCTGTCCGAGTTGGAGTCCAGGGTCAGCCAGCTGCAAGATGAGCTGAAGAAGGCCAAGGAGCAGCTGAGCTTATCGGAGTCACGAAGACGCCACACACAACAGGAAGCAGAGGAAGCAAAAAAGCAGGAGCAGGCTGCAACCTCAAAGCTCGAGGACCTACAGCGCCAGCTTGCCGAGTTCTCAGCTGCGGAGGAGTCCCGACTCCAGGAACTGCGGAAGGTCTCACAGGAGCGTGACCGTGCTTGGGAGTCTGAGCTCGAGGCTGTGAAGAAGCAGCAGTCAGTGGATTCAGCTGCTCTGAGCTCAGCCTTGTCTGAAATTCAGAGGTTGAAGCAGCAGCTGGGGGCCACCACAGAGTCTGATGCAGCTCGTGCCAAGCAATGCGAGTTTGCGGAGTCTGAGCTCGAGGGCTTGAAGCAGGAGATGGAGCTCCGGCTTGCGACCATCGAGGGCCTGAAGGTAAACGTTGGCGAGAGCGACAAGGCTGTAGCTGAGGCGAACGCGGTGGCAGCTGAGACCAAGAAGCAGCTTGAGATGGCACAAGCTACTATTGACTCGCTGCTTGCTGAGGGTGCCCGGTTGCAAGAATGCCTGAGGTCGAAGGACGCAGAGCTCGGCCAGTCCATGGCTCGATTAGCCACACTGGAGGAAGATCTGAAGAAGGCACATAACAAGGATGATGTTGATGGCAGCTTTGGCAGCCCTGATCATGGTGAAGCTGTGGAGAAGGTGGTGGTAACTATCCCCAATGGCAATGGCAGCTGTGGTGGTTCTGGCGCAGAGATTGAGCAGCTGCGGACGGCGCTCGAGGTGGCTGAGATTAGGTACCAGGAAGAACAAACTCGCACGACGATCGAGACGAAGACCGCCTACGAAATGCTGGAGAATGCCAAGTCAGAGTACGACCGCAGAGTGCGCGATCTTGAGCTGGAGCTGAAGAGCAAGAACGATGAGCTCACTGAAGCGAAGGCCACTTTGGCTGTCAGGTGTGACGGGAAGAGCGATGTGATGCAGCCAGAGCTTGAGGCGAAGCTGATGAAGTCGATCACCGATGCGACGGAGCTGAAGGCGAGCCTGATGGACAAGGAGACGGCGCTGCAGAGCGTGATGGAGGAGAACGAGACGCTCAAGTCGGAGGcggggaagaaggcggcggaggTGCAGCGGAGgtacgaggcggcggtggcggagctggAGCTGGCCAAGGCGGCGGAGCAGGACGTCCGGATGCGGCTCGGGTACGTGACGGAGGAGGCCGACAAGAGCAGCCGGCGCGCCGCCAGGGCGTCGGAGCAGCTGgacgcggcgcaggcggccagCGTCGAGATGGAGGCCGAGCTGCGGCGCCTCCGGGTGCAGTCTGACCAGTGGCGCAAGGCGgccgaggcagcggcggcggcgctgggaggaggcggtggcggcattGGCAGGAACGTGGAGCGGACGGGGTCTCTGGAGCCGGCGGAGTACACCAACTCCATGATCGGCGGGAAGCTGGCGAGCTCGCCGTTCTCCGACGAGCCGGAGGAGGAGTCGCCGAAGCGGCGCAACAGCGGCGTGCTCCGGCGGATGAGCGGGCTGTGGAAGAAGAGCCCCAAGTGA